In a genomic window of Corynebacterium choanae:
- a CDS encoding prenyltransferase: MVASSARVTHPWLLVLGASRPISWVNTAFPFAAAYLLSGGGFDWRLVIGTVFFLIPYNIAMYGINDVFDYESDIRNPRKGGVEGTVIPKSAHRLLLRASWVTTLPFLVVLLFAGTATSAVWLLISAFMVVAYSMKGLRFKEIPFLDSITSSAHFVTPALVGATMTGQPLGGWFIAALVSFFFWGMASHALGAIQDVTSDRAAGLASIATVLGAAKTALVTTVWYVLAVVIVALCPWPSQIVALAITPYALNAARFIGLTDRQCSRARGGWQFFLYYNFVAGSIITITMLAVVLR; this comes from the coding sequence ATGGTTGCTTCTTCCGCCCGTGTAACCCACCCGTGGCTGTTGGTGCTCGGCGCATCGCGGCCAATTAGCTGGGTGAATACCGCGTTTCCGTTTGCCGCCGCCTATCTGCTCAGCGGCGGCGGGTTTGATTGGCGACTCGTTATCGGGACCGTATTTTTCCTCATCCCCTACAACATCGCCATGTACGGCATCAATGATGTGTTCGACTACGAGTCGGATATCCGCAACCCGCGCAAAGGCGGCGTTGAGGGCACGGTCATCCCGAAGTCGGCTCACCGGCTTTTGTTGCGCGCCTCGTGGGTGACCACCCTGCCATTTCTTGTCGTGCTGTTGTTTGCGGGTACCGCAACTTCCGCGGTGTGGCTATTGATCAGTGCGTTTATGGTGGTTGCCTATTCGATGAAGGGGCTGCGGTTTAAAGAGATTCCCTTCCTTGATTCGATTACCTCGTCGGCGCACTTTGTCACCCCTGCGCTAGTGGGCGCGACAATGACAGGTCAGCCGCTTGGCGGCTGGTTTATTGCCGCGTTGGTGAGTTTCTTCTTTTGGGGGATGGCATCCCACGCCTTGGGTGCTATTCAAGATGTGACCAGTGACCGGGCGGCGGGGCTTGCCTCTATTGCAACCGTGCTCGGGGCGGCGAAAACTGCGCTGGTTACGACCGTGTGGTACGTGCTCGCTGTGGTCATTGTGGCGTTGTGCCCGTGGCCGTCGCAGATTGTCGCTTTAGCAATCACCCCCTATGCGCTCAACGCGGCGCGGTTTATTGGTCTTACTGATCGGCAGTGTAGCAGGGCCAGGGGCGGCTGGCAGTTCTTCTTGTACTACAACTTTGTTGCCGGTTCGATTATTACCATCACCATGCTGGCTGTGGTGCTGCGCTAA
- a CDS encoding lycopene cyclase domain-containing protein, with translation MTYLLISVPFLLVAAAVWLIGYRRLVPLQRRRYRQVTGLVMLILVVLTTIFDNLMIASGLVGYHPANNSGLTIGFMPIEDLTYSIAVALVVPALWPHTGRPATPTRKL, from the coding sequence ATGACCTATTTACTCATTAGTGTGCCTTTCCTGCTCGTTGCGGCAGCGGTGTGGCTTATCGGCTACCGGCGCCTTGTGCCCCTACAGCGGCGCCGATATCGCCAGGTCACTGGCCTGGTGATGCTCATTTTGGTGGTACTGACCACGATCTTTGACAATCTCATGATCGCCTCTGGTCTGGTCGGATACCATCCAGCGAACAATAGTGGGCTCACAATCGGCTTCATGCCGATTGAGGATCTCACCTATTCGATTGCTGTTGCCCTGGTGGTTCCCGCATTGTGGCCGCACACTGGTCGTCCGGCTACACCGACCCGCAAACTGTAG
- a CDS encoding lycopene cyclase domain-containing protein, which produces MHLWYLAMLVGSLFAMGLCDFRWKLTFFQHPKRAAAIIGGMLIGFLLWDAAGIATGVFFRGDSPYMTGIELFPEMPLEEPIFLIFLTYLTLNLTGLMRLLVTPWDELNPPATRSDSAQPGRVVQ; this is translated from the coding sequence ATGCACTTGTGGTATTTAGCGATGCTCGTTGGTTCGCTGTTCGCAATGGGACTGTGTGATTTCCGGTGGAAGCTCACCTTCTTTCAACACCCCAAACGGGCAGCCGCAATCATCGGTGGCATGCTCATAGGTTTTCTGCTGTGGGATGCTGCCGGTATTGCCACCGGGGTGTTCTTCCGCGGGGATTCGCCGTATATGACTGGCATTGAACTCTTCCCCGAGATGCCCCTTGAGGAACCGATCTTTTTGATCTTCCTCACGTATTTAACGCTGAACCTCACCGGGCTGATGCGGCTGCTAGTGACTCCCTGGGATGAACTCAATCCGCCTGCTACCAGGAGTGATTCCGCCCAGCCAGGACGGGTAGTGCAATGA
- the crtI gene encoding phytoene desaturase family protein produces the protein MARTPNRFSASLPSSVVVIGAGAAGLATACLLAKSGIKVTVVDRIEKVGGRAFSMTKDDAEGFRWDAGPSWYLMPDAFDHFYAMMGTSTDEQLHLKMLDPAYRLYPEGAAKVDVPHGRQAAVELFESIEPGAGQKLDEYLTSAADAYDIAVRRFLYTTFTSLREIVTSEVVRKSPILYRLLTESMESFAKRFVSDVRLQQILTYPAVFLSSEPSKAPSLYHLMSHADLTQGVRYPVGGFTAVMESMERLAQDCGAEFLLNTEVLAITTESTAAPTPAPVQKLANVLSALPGPQANLRRPVAKATGVTVRNPDGSVTTITADAVVSCADLHHTETALLPSDLRTYPERTWGKRDPGPSTVLVYLGVKGELPELAHHTLLFSRDWDNDFQVVYDRVTGGKLPRSESIYISCPSKSDPDVAPAGHENLFVLIPVPADPNLGRGSAFSDQPSPLVESIADAAIEQIATWCGIDDLQDRIVARYTAGPADFAERYHAFRGGSIGPAHTLFQSAFFRGTNQSALVDDLYYAGATTAPGVGIPMCLISAENVVKRLRGDRTPDRLEEPLRPLR, from the coding sequence ATGGCGCGCACGCCGAATCGTTTCTCTGCTTCGCTTCCTTCTTCCGTGGTGGTCATTGGTGCTGGTGCTGCTGGGCTGGCCACGGCTTGTCTGCTGGCAAAAAGTGGCATCAAGGTCACCGTTGTTGACCGAATTGAGAAGGTGGGCGGCCGAGCTTTTTCCATGACGAAAGACGATGCGGAAGGGTTCCGCTGGGATGCAGGTCCTTCCTGGTATCTCATGCCGGATGCGTTCGATCATTTTTATGCCATGATGGGCACCTCTACCGATGAGCAGTTGCATTTGAAAATGCTTGATCCGGCATATCGCCTGTATCCGGAAGGTGCCGCAAAGGTTGATGTGCCGCACGGCCGACAGGCTGCCGTGGAGTTGTTCGAGTCCATCGAACCAGGTGCCGGGCAAAAACTTGACGAATATCTCACCTCGGCGGCTGACGCCTACGACATTGCGGTGCGGCGTTTTCTCTACACCACGTTTACCTCGCTGCGGGAGATTGTGACCAGCGAAGTGGTGCGGAAGTCGCCAATACTTTATCGGCTGCTCACCGAGTCGATGGAGTCATTTGCGAAGCGGTTTGTCTCCGATGTGCGACTGCAGCAGATTCTCACCTATCCGGCAGTGTTCCTTTCCAGCGAACCGTCGAAGGCTCCCAGCTTGTATCACCTGATGAGCCATGCTGATTTGACCCAAGGTGTGCGTTATCCGGTGGGTGGGTTCACTGCGGTGATGGAGTCGATGGAACGTCTGGCACAGGATTGCGGGGCGGAGTTTCTCCTCAACACGGAAGTGTTAGCGATTACTACCGAATCGACAGCAGCACCGACCCCTGCACCGGTGCAAAAACTCGCTAATGTGCTCTCTGCCCTGCCAGGACCGCAAGCAAATCTGCGGCGACCAGTTGCGAAAGCAACCGGGGTGACGGTACGGAATCCGGATGGTTCCGTTACGACGATCACCGCCGACGCGGTGGTTTCTTGTGCTGATTTACACCACACGGAAACGGCACTGTTACCTAGCGATTTACGCACCTATCCGGAGCGGACTTGGGGCAAGCGTGATCCAGGTCCTTCAACGGTGCTGGTGTATCTCGGGGTGAAGGGTGAGTTGCCGGAGCTGGCACATCATACGTTGCTGTTTAGCCGGGATTGGGATAACGATTTTCAAGTGGTGTATGACCGGGTGACTGGCGGGAAGCTGCCACGCAGCGAGTCGATCTATATTTCCTGTCCATCAAAGTCGGATCCGGATGTGGCTCCCGCTGGGCATGAGAATCTGTTTGTGCTTATCCCGGTGCCAGCTGATCCGAATCTTGGCCGCGGTTCGGCGTTTTCTGATCAGCCGTCGCCGCTGGTGGAATCGATTGCTGATGCAGCAATTGAGCAGATTGCTACCTGGTGTGGGATCGACGATCTGCAGGATCGTATTGTTGCCCGCTATACGGCAGGACCTGCGGACTTTGCCGAGCGATATCACGCGTTCCGCGGCGGGTCGATTGGACCTGCACACACGCTGTTCCAGTCGGCGTTTTTCCGTGGTACGAACCAATCGGCGCTGGTCGATGACTTGTATTATGCGGGTGCGACGACTGCTCCCGGGGTGGGTATTCCAATGTGTTTGATCTCTGCGGAAAATGTGGTGAAGCGGCTGCGCGGGGATCGTACCCCGGATCGGTTAGAAGAACCACTGCGCCCGCTGCGCTAA
- a CDS encoding glycosyltransferase family 2 protein yields MPTSCAYTPSRRLSVVIPCLNDAALLETCLQAFAQQQVPADEIIVVDNGSTDHSAQVAKRFGATVVNEPRRGITFATKTGFDAASGDVLLRTDTDVVPAPDFVLRLHQAWDFVAATAAADPAGRTVVGVTGDGRFLLPGWRGKLATNAYMGAYRKAVGFALGHQPLFGTNYCLTRAFWTRVSTEVDFTDTEVHEDMHISFAVRPDETVWVQHDLVLPMDARALVGSKQVVRRFARGMHTIVVNWRKQAPWVRLAERGVLPDAVAEQVRSSAMK; encoded by the coding sequence ATGCCCACTTCTTGCGCTTACACCCCGTCCCGTCGGCTATCGGTCGTTATCCCCTGCCTGAACGATGCAGCCTTATTAGAAACCTGTTTGCAGGCCTTTGCTCAACAGCAGGTGCCTGCCGATGAAATCATCGTGGTTGATAACGGCTCAACTGATCATTCTGCGCAGGTCGCGAAGCGTTTCGGGGCAACAGTTGTGAACGAGCCGCGACGGGGAATCACTTTTGCCACAAAGACTGGTTTTGATGCAGCCTCCGGCGATGTGCTGTTGCGTACCGACACCGATGTGGTGCCGGCACCAGATTTTGTGTTACGCCTGCACCAGGCGTGGGATTTCGTTGCTGCGACTGCGGCAGCTGATCCGGCCGGCCGCACGGTGGTTGGGGTAACCGGTGATGGTAGGTTTCTGCTGCCCGGGTGGCGGGGAAAGTTGGCGACCAACGCCTATATGGGTGCCTATCGCAAAGCAGTCGGCTTTGCCCTTGGCCATCAGCCGCTGTTTGGCACCAACTATTGTCTGACGCGGGCGTTTTGGACACGGGTGTCCACCGAAGTGGATTTCACCGATACCGAGGTGCATGAAGATATGCATATCTCATTTGCAGTTCGCCCCGATGAGACGGTGTGGGTGCAGCATGATTTGGTGTTGCCAATGGATGCCCGGGCACTTGTTGGTAGCAAACAGGTTGTGCGCCGCTTTGCCCGGGGGATGCACACCATTGTGGTGAATTGGCGCAAGCAGGCACCGTGGGTGCGTCTTGCGGAGCGTGGGGTGCTCCCTGATGCGGTTGCCGAGCAGGTTCGTTCATCTGCGATGAAATAG
- a CDS encoding DUF3662 and FHA domain-containing protein gives MKGVTVTMSLGDKFARIDDSLHKLDGKLQRGLNNSFAFFLGGKLVASEIEQTLRGEMEENITQQPGTQVDDAVVDQAPNSFTARVSGKDFAHLSQENSKLPANAADMLTRFARSQGWQLQGPVTVTIVEDSSLRTGQLNCASAVMSSPTTPSSYIAANGGMPATVDSDAGASKVPMVETVKTPDSAAGAYRPQPHRSPDAQPYVDSSWGQPAADHSAAGEMGSTTATPQESSPVAGQQHAASPTQQDVNWDEFAALTAGTAGAAGGYGVAAANMDAKTTAFSRTEEYSEPHYQPPTVTLLLQDGSSRSYLVMEGSNIIGRGSDADFRLPDTGVSRRHAEIIWDGIDAVLVDLQSTNGTLVGDVPIDNWLLADGDVITIGHSYIEVRITGGQQ, from the coding sequence TTGAAAGGAGTGACAGTCACCATGTCGCTAGGGGATAAATTCGCCCGCATTGATGATTCGTTACACAAGCTAGACGGGAAACTGCAGCGCGGTCTCAATAACTCGTTTGCGTTCTTCCTTGGGGGGAAGCTGGTTGCCAGCGAAATTGAGCAGACACTGCGCGGCGAGATGGAAGAAAACATCACGCAACAGCCGGGCACCCAAGTTGATGATGCAGTGGTTGATCAGGCACCAAATAGTTTCACTGCCCGGGTGAGTGGGAAAGATTTTGCCCACCTGTCGCAGGAAAACAGCAAACTACCAGCTAATGCAGCTGACATGCTCACCCGGTTTGCACGCTCCCAGGGGTGGCAGCTGCAAGGGCCGGTGACGGTCACCATTGTGGAAGATTCCTCGTTGCGCACCGGGCAGTTGAATTGTGCATCAGCGGTGATGTCATCACCAACCACACCGAGCAGCTATATTGCGGCCAACGGTGGTATGCCGGCGACAGTCGATAGTGACGCAGGGGCGTCAAAGGTGCCAATGGTCGAAACGGTGAAGACACCTGACTCAGCTGCAGGAGCATACCGGCCGCAGCCGCACAGGTCTCCTGATGCGCAACCCTATGTTGATTCGAGCTGGGGACAACCCGCTGCAGATCACAGCGCGGCAGGGGAGATGGGATCTACCACAGCAACTCCGCAAGAATCATCACCGGTAGCAGGCCAGCAGCATGCAGCATCGCCTACTCAACAGGATGTGAACTGGGATGAGTTTGCTGCCCTAACGGCCGGAACAGCAGGTGCCGCAGGTGGCTATGGGGTTGCTGCCGCGAATATGGATGCGAAAACAACAGCTTTCTCACGCACCGAAGAGTATTCCGAGCCGCACTATCAGCCACCAACTGTGACATTGCTGCTGCAGGATGGTTCTTCCCGCAGCTATCTGGTCATGGAAGGCTCAAATATTATCGGCCGTGGCAGCGATGCCGATTTCCGACTACCTGACACTGGTGTGTCTAGGCGGCATGCGGAAATTATCTGGGACGGTATCGATGCGGTGCTTGTCGATCTCCAGTCCACCAACGGCACCCTGGTCGGTGATGTTCCCATTGATAATTGGCTGCTTGCCGATGGTGACGTCATCACTATTGGGCATTCTTATATAGAGGTACGTATCACCGGCGGGCAACAGTAA
- a CDS encoding FHA domain-containing protein translates to MESNIVLVGLRIALLVALWLVVLLVVKSMYVAVRSVDPASARPVKKLRGRDKQQATSLLIVSGPRTNMVFDMSGLSSLTLGRGADSTVDLGDDYATKTHARLFTTAGGWYVEDLESRNGTLVGGRKITEPEPVGVGDDITIGQSIVRLMP, encoded by the coding sequence ATGGAATCCAATATTGTGCTCGTCGGCCTGCGGATTGCGCTGCTTGTCGCACTGTGGCTCGTTGTGCTGCTCGTGGTGAAGTCCATGTATGTAGCGGTGCGCAGCGTTGATCCGGCTAGTGCTCGGCCGGTGAAAAAGCTGCGTGGACGGGACAAACAGCAGGCAACGTCGCTGCTGATTGTTTCCGGGCCGCGCACCAATATGGTGTTTGACATGTCCGGGTTATCGTCGTTGACGCTTGGTCGCGGGGCGGATTCCACCGTCGATTTGGGTGACGACTATGCGACGAAAACCCATGCACGGCTGTTTACTACTGCTGGTGGCTGGTATGTGGAGGATCTCGAATCCCGCAACGGCACGCTGGTGGGGGGTCGTAAGATTACTGAACCTGAACCAGTAGGTGTTGGCGACGACATCACTATTGGCCAGTCGATCGTGAGGTTGATGCCGTGA
- a CDS encoding PP2C family protein-serine/threonine phosphatase — protein sequence MSLRFDYAICSDRGLVRGNNEDSAYAGPHLIALADGMGGHAAGEVASQLMINKLRVLDADPEDNDMLALLGSVADDGSRAIARHVRANPQTNGMGTTLTALMSNGSQLGLIHVGDSRGFRLREGKLTQITVDDTLVQQMVQRGEIQPEDVSTHPRRSLLLKAYDGRAVEPHLETMTPQVGDRYLLCSDGLTDPVSASTIEEALHNAATPQAACDRLVELALRSGGPDNVTVVVADIVDADIPGDHPLPVTPVTAGALNADEPEKARPDTAAGRAAVMTAGNAATPGAAPGRTPAAAATTDATAGSQPQQLTAGSDTAKRRRRSWPMILALVLAVVLLGVTATGWWVNTQVKDQYFVTTNDDGVVMVQQGVQLSLFGHDFFSPYQATCLDDNDRVSLTEVAAVENNTLLPEGCVLFTRDDLQPADREKIAGLTAGTYDEIVGQVQWLASRALPLCVTRTDETNAAAEDKSDKAAAADQSKTASTSASTTATSSTATPSTTAATTASDSSSVAASTSATSSSSTTARGRDGDRTQPGVDCRKAGDTVR from the coding sequence GTGAGTTTGCGTTTTGATTATGCGATTTGCTCCGATCGGGGTTTGGTACGCGGAAATAATGAGGATTCTGCCTATGCCGGGCCGCATCTTATCGCCTTAGCTGATGGGATGGGCGGTCATGCCGCTGGTGAAGTTGCCAGCCAGCTGATGATTAATAAGCTGCGGGTACTTGACGCCGATCCGGAAGATAATGACATGTTGGCGCTGCTGGGTAGCGTCGCTGATGACGGCTCCCGGGCGATTGCCCGACATGTGCGGGCAAATCCGCAAACCAACGGCATGGGGACGACGTTGACAGCGCTGATGTCTAATGGCAGCCAGCTGGGATTGATCCATGTGGGTGATTCCCGCGGATTCCGTCTGCGGGAAGGAAAACTCACCCAGATCACCGTCGATGACACGCTCGTGCAGCAAATGGTGCAGCGTGGCGAGATTCAACCGGAGGATGTGTCCACACATCCGCGGCGATCCCTGTTGTTGAAAGCCTATGACGGGCGGGCAGTTGAACCCCACCTGGAGACGATGACGCCCCAGGTTGGGGATCGGTATTTGTTGTGTTCCGATGGGCTCACCGACCCGGTGTCGGCATCCACCATTGAAGAAGCACTACACAATGCTGCCACCCCGCAGGCGGCCTGTGACCGGCTGGTGGAGTTAGCATTGCGCTCCGGTGGACCGGACAATGTCACCGTGGTTGTCGCCGATATTGTGGATGCGGACATCCCCGGCGACCATCCGCTGCCGGTGACCCCGGTAACAGCTGGTGCGTTAAATGCCGACGAACCTGAAAAAGCCCGGCCTGATACTGCGGCTGGGCGGGCTGCAGTGATGACTGCCGGTAACGCGGCAACCCCGGGTGCGGCGCCCGGCCGGACACCTGCCGCCGCCGCTACCACCGACGCCACAGCAGGCAGCCAGCCACAGCAGTTAACCGCCGGTTCAGACACAGCGAAACGACGTCGCCGCAGCTGGCCGATGATATTAGCACTGGTATTAGCGGTTGTGCTGCTTGGGGTGACTGCCACCGGCTGGTGGGTGAACACTCAGGTGAAAGACCAATATTTTGTCACCACCAACGACGATGGGGTGGTGATGGTGCAGCAAGGTGTGCAGCTATCCCTCTTCGGACACGACTTTTTTAGTCCATACCAGGCAACCTGTTTGGACGACAATGATCGAGTTTCCCTCACCGAAGTTGCAGCAGTGGAAAACAACACTCTTCTGCCGGAAGGGTGCGTACTTTTTACCCGCGATGATCTCCAGCCTGCCGACCGGGAGAAAATCGCTGGACTTACCGCCGGCACCTATGACGAAATCGTCGGCCAAGTGCAATGGCTCGCCTCCCGGGCACTGCCGCTGTGTGTGACCCGCACCGATGAGACGAACGCCGCTGCCGAAGACAAATCCGATAAAGCTGCTGCGGCAGACCAGTCGAAAACAGCGAGCACTTCCGCGTCGACCACGGCTACATCTTCCACCGCAACACCGTCAACCACTGCGGCAACAACCGCCAGTGACTCCTCCTCAGTTGCAGCGTCCACCTCGGCCACCTCTTCGTCATCGACGACAGCCCGTGGTCGGGATGGGGATCGCACCCAACCTGGGGTGGATTGTCGAAAGGCCGGTGACACGGTTCGATGA
- a CDS encoding penicillin-binding transpeptidase domain-containing protein — MNRSIRVVAILALLLPLVLIANLTRIQVVDHTELSTDARNKRVTYQLKSTERGMITAGGEVLAKSVPGADGFYRRVYGDDPAVFGPVIGYASDIYGLSGVEQSRNAQLAGTDLAVNISTLTQLFSDGPHRGASVELTLDPATQRTAYQAMTEQGYTGGVVAVRPSTGEILAMVSTPSFSPAPLADNDTAEGYWNELLAQDDAGKPLLNHATQNPLPPGSTFKVITTAAALTAGLINPQSPVTAAPQITLPGTNVTLENYGGSVCAGGGTTTVAVAFAQSCNTAFAEIGANLSAEDFATMAQGFGTTDAYQLAVPTAAGTIGDVHDASVRAQSAIGQHDVTMTVLENAMVAATVANGGVRMAPQLVSRVTGPNLEAIATASPKELATPITKPVADQLTELMRGSEQYSGGRADIASKTGTAEHGANSRESAPHTWYIAFMPDRDVAVAVLVENGGNLGQAATGATVAAPIGRLVLDAAAAAVARKAGQ; from the coding sequence ATGAACCGATCAATAAGAGTTGTTGCCATCCTCGCGTTGCTGCTGCCGCTGGTGCTCATCGCCAATCTGACCCGAATCCAAGTGGTTGACCATACGGAACTCTCAACTGATGCACGCAATAAACGCGTCACCTATCAGCTGAAATCCACCGAACGTGGGATGATCACCGCCGGTGGGGAAGTGCTCGCGAAAAGCGTGCCAGGCGCCGACGGATTCTATCGCCGCGTCTATGGGGATGATCCGGCCGTTTTCGGTCCGGTTATCGGCTATGCATCAGATATTTATGGACTCTCCGGGGTAGAACAATCCCGCAACGCACAGCTTGCAGGCACCGATCTTGCAGTAAATATTTCCACGTTGACTCAGCTGTTTTCCGACGGACCTCACCGTGGCGCCAGTGTGGAATTAACGCTGGATCCAGCTACCCAGCGCACCGCCTATCAGGCGATGACTGAGCAAGGCTACACCGGGGGTGTGGTGGCGGTTCGCCCCTCCACCGGGGAGATCCTTGCGATGGTTTCCACGCCAAGTTTCAGCCCGGCGCCACTAGCCGATAATGACACTGCGGAAGGCTATTGGAATGAGCTGCTAGCACAAGATGATGCCGGCAAACCACTGCTGAACCATGCCACCCAAAACCCGCTGCCACCCGGGTCGACATTTAAAGTGATTACCACTGCGGCGGCGCTCACAGCCGGATTAATCAACCCGCAGTCACCGGTGACTGCCGCCCCACAGATCACCCTGCCTGGCACAAATGTCACCTTGGAAAACTATGGCGGCAGTGTGTGCGCTGGTGGCGGCACCACAACTGTGGCAGTGGCATTCGCCCAAAGCTGTAACACTGCATTCGCCGAAATCGGGGCGAATCTGTCGGCGGAAGATTTCGCCACAATGGCGCAAGGCTTCGGCACCACCGACGCCTACCAGCTGGCGGTACCTACCGCCGCTGGAACTATCGGCGACGTCCACGACGCTTCGGTGCGCGCCCAATCCGCTATCGGGCAACATGATGTCACCATGACTGTGTTAGAAAACGCGATGGTGGCAGCTACCGTCGCCAACGGGGGCGTGCGAATGGCGCCACAGTTGGTGTCCCGGGTAACCGGACCGAATTTAGAGGCAATCGCCACCGCCAGTCCGAAAGAACTTGCCACCCCTATTACGAAACCAGTCGCTGACCAGCTCACCGAACTGATGCGTGGCAGCGAACAGTATTCCGGCGGCCGGGCAGATATTGCTTCGAAAACAGGTACCGCCGAACATGGGGCAAACTCGCGGGAATCAGCGCCACACACTTGGTATATCGCGTTTATGCCCGACCGGGATGTGGCCGTCGCGGTACTCGTGGAAAACGGCGGCAACCTTGGCCAGGCCGCCACTGGGGCAACAGTTGCCGCCCCCATTGGTCGGCTGGTCCTTGATGCGGCGGCTGCCGCAGTTGCCCGGAAGGCAGGGCAGTAA
- a CDS encoding serine/threonine-protein kinase, with protein MHIPDPNLDPVRDSLQQLIGADYQLQRVIGEGGMSTVWLADDVAHQRPVALKILRTEFSSNHEFLTRFRNEAQTARELNSPHIVATYDYREFTGTGGTIFCYIVMEYVHGQSVADLIAQRGALPETLGLRILHQAADGLGEIHARGLVHRDIKPGNLLITDDGIVKITDFGIAKAAAAVPLTRTGMVVGTAQYVSPEQAQGHDVDCASDIYSLGVVGYELLSGQRPFDGDSHVSVAIAHINTPTPQLPASVSTNTRELVGIALRKDPHRRYRNGQEFAQAIATVAAGRRAPQPAHVPPSLGTGAVDDHSKVAGIAASQPGRQSTTAQRQGSKPPATAATSIGRSAPGRGATTATHTGQAASRPVAASATARSGKGKIIGFGLGLLGVCALGIGVAIAWYASTEQSTPPLPSTTVEQSPASESDPANGTAPAPVAPVAPVAPTNSAPTNPAKPAERTTTVTATTTVSTPDEDNTRPAVTDGTGRPAEKPATSTPTSSKPQPPAGNSKPTTTNPPAQPTTQPADKPGAADSGASGTTTGSGNTSGTTGGTSTGKPSGTDSGSTKPSKTTAGEQSAGDTNTTGNAAGITPRTTTGTIGTRVSRAENCSGSNSGVAVISRVFHHTATIPAGLSPGGAASLCTTLGHPTAINSITVAAPRTLNPIPTIRQTSLKER; from the coding sequence ATGCACATCCCTGACCCGAATCTGGATCCGGTTCGCGACTCCTTGCAGCAGCTTATCGGCGCCGACTATCAGCTGCAGCGGGTAATCGGCGAAGGCGGCATGTCGACGGTGTGGCTCGCCGACGATGTTGCCCATCAACGGCCGGTGGCATTGAAAATTTTGCGCACCGAATTCTCCTCCAACCACGAATTCCTCACTCGTTTCCGCAATGAGGCGCAAACCGCCCGCGAACTCAACTCGCCCCACATTGTGGCAACCTACGACTATCGGGAATTCACCGGCACCGGCGGCACCATATTTTGCTACATCGTAATGGAATATGTGCACGGCCAATCAGTAGCTGACCTTATCGCGCAGCGTGGCGCCCTGCCGGAAACTCTCGGGCTGCGGATTTTGCACCAGGCTGCTGACGGCCTCGGCGAAATTCATGCCCGCGGCCTGGTGCATCGCGACATCAAACCAGGCAATCTCCTCATCACCGATGACGGAATCGTGAAAATTACCGACTTCGGGATTGCGAAAGCCGCCGCCGCTGTACCGCTCACCCGCACCGGCATGGTTGTGGGAACCGCCCAATATGTTTCCCCCGAACAGGCGCAAGGCCACGATGTGGACTGTGCCAGCGACATTTACTCCCTCGGGGTGGTCGGCTATGAACTGCTCAGCGGTCAACGTCCCTTTGACGGGGATAGCCATGTGAGTGTGGCAATCGCCCACATCAACACCCCCACCCCGCAACTGCCGGCATCTGTGAGCACGAACACCCGGGAACTTGTCGGCATTGCGCTGCGCAAAGATCCGCACCGCCGCTACCGAAACGGTCAAGAATTCGCGCAGGCCATTGCGACAGTAGCCGCCGGGCGGCGTGCCCCCCAACCGGCACATGTGCCCCCCAGTCTGGGCACCGGTGCCGTCGATGACCATTCCAAGGTGGCCGGCATCGCCGCGTCACAACCTGGCCGGCAGTCCACCACCGCGCAGCGGCAGGGGAGCAAACCGCCGGCCACAGCAGCCACTTCTATTGGGCGGTCTGCACCGGGACGAGGTGCAACCACTGCCACGCACACAGGGCAGGCAGCTTCCCGTCCAGTAGCAGCATCTGCCACCGCCCGATCCGGTAAAGGCAAAATCATCGGCTTCGGGCTGGGCTTACTGGGCGTGTGTGCCCTAGGAATTGGGGTGGCAATCGCCTGGTATGCCAGCACTGAACAATCCACCCCACCGCTGCCATCAACCACCGTGGAACAGTCCCCTGCGTCAGAATCCGATCCTGCTAACGGCACTGCACCTGCGCCAGTAGCGCCAGTGGCACCGGTAGCACCAACCAATAGTGCGCCTACCAATCCTGCCAAACCGGCGGAACGCACCACCACTGTCACCGCCACCACTACCGTGTCCACCCCGGACGAGGACAACACTCGACCTGCGGTCACTGACGGCACAGGGCGGCCGGCAGAAAAACCTGCCACCAGCACACCCACTTCGTCGAAACCGCAACCACCGGCAGGTAATTCGAAACCCACCACCACCAATCCGCCCGCACAGCCAACCACGCAACCAGCTGACAAACCGGGTGCGGCTGACAGTGGTGCCAGCGGCACCACCACTGGTAGCGGCAATACCAGCGGTACCACTGGTGGTACCTCGACGGGAAAGCCCAGCGGCACTGATAGTGGCAGTACGAAACCCAGCAAAACCACCGCCGGGGAACAGTCCGCCGGAGACACCAACACCACCGGCAACGCTGCCGGAATCACCCCGCGCACAACCACCGGCACTATCGGAACCCGCGTTTCACGCGCCGAAAACTGTTCCGGTTCCAACAGCGGTGTGGCTGTGATCTCGCGGGTATTCCATCACACTGCTACTATTCCGGCAGGTTTATC